GTGATACTATTTTTCTTGAaattctgtatttttttttaatttgtgttTGTTTGAGATCTTAGATGGTGTTGGGTACGATTTTTCAGCCAAAATATAGTTATCGATAGTTTTTGTCTACGTACCACTATTTTGTGCACAAACATAAATTATCGATAAATATCAAATTGATAAAACACAAACAGAAATCATTGATAAATTGTTGATAACTTATCGATAAATGTTAAATTGACAAAATTCAAACATAAATCATCGATAAACTATCGATAACATATCAATAAATGACAAATTGACAAAACTGTGTTACACAAACATAAATTATCGATCAACACATTTTGGCCAGAAAACATCATAACCACCACTATCTAAAGTCTTAAacaaacacaaataataataaaaaaaaaaatataaacaaaacaaacaaacaaacaagcaCAAAGACAAAGGTATAATTTGGTGGGCTTTTAGTCGGGCTCGTAGATGAGGTCGCCTTCTTGGTATGGACGATGCTTGTAGATGAAGGCGGAGACAGAAGTTCGGGGCCTCTGGGTTTTGTCGACACTCAAGTGCTATGGAGGTCCGGGTCCCAGGCCTCTGGGTTTTGTttggatttttggggtttttaggGTTTCATCGCCACTGAGGTTGAAGGAAGGGAGGATTTCGATAGTGGCGCCGAGCATACAGAGAGAAAAGGAAGGGAGATAAAGAGTTGTGATTTTTTAATTGAAAGGGGTAGTATAGGGAGGGTGAAATAAAGTAGACATATATTAGTATAAAATTATTAGGAagctaaattttaaaattgggtaaaattttaagtattatttatgaaattctcCAATTAATATTGCATTATCGATAATGGTTGAGTGGCCGAGTACTTGTGTTTCGTTTGATTTTGTGATAGATGTAGATGAGGCTCTAAAATGGGTATGggcttatttatttatcatgTGGAATCTTTCAATTTCAATGCACTACAAGATGCAAGAGAAAAAGTATCTTTTAGTGATATTGACATAATTACCAAGAAAAAAAGGGATTAtggataaaataaaaataccatATTCTTTTCTAAGGAATATAAAGTGTGGTTCTAATTACTAAAGAATAAATAAGATCTGCCTTCCAAATTATTACTCTTTTAGAGTTTTTATCCTTATTGTTTGTTGCAAAAATTCttctttaattataaaaatgattGTGAATATGTCTCTCTAGTTACATTataatcattttttaaaaaaatttgttgaTGCAGCattaacataatattaattgggaaatttacacccaCTACTATTTTTTCCCCatttattacatttttactgttGCACGGAAATTGcaacatttatactgtctttttttttttttttttttggcagtttGCCTTTAAAactttagctttttttttttttttttttattttaagtgataaaaaaaatgatgtgaTGGGAATTGTCACATTTGTGgcggcttttttttttttttttttcttttcttttaattcaatttaatcattatatcaataaaaaaatgatgtgATGGGAAATGTCACATTTGTGgcggcttttttttttttttcttttcttttaattcaatttaatcatTATATCAATACAATTACTCTCTTTCACACCACGTTTTTATACCTACTATCCCATTTaattattcatcttcttcttcttatgttcttcttcttcttcttcttcttttttttttaaaaaaaaaacacatccaGTTATTGTCTTTGGGTCAAATTTTTTGTGGTTATTCTCTCTTCTTATGTGTTTACTAATCTATCTACTAttcaccttcttcttcttcttttttttcttttttttttcccaaatcTATAATATTACCCAAATAAAAGCTATGTTTTTATGGCTGAGATGATGAGGGGAAGGAAGACCATGAAGGTGATAGTtcttagttcttcttcttcatcttcttttcttttcttcttctttttttttttattttttgaagttcttagttatgtttttttttaaaatataagatttagtgtggtttttttttgttctaattttctagaacttttcttgcaaatatagtgcatttagtattgaggatgtgcacaacatagttaatttttgatcatttttttttattgttttttttgttttagtattgttttagtattgttttactgttgtttttcatgatttatttatttgaattaataggtattttacgggtgttctcgtgttgttgtgatggttatgtacatgagtgtggaagatggaggtgtgtgtttcttttatatttttctaagtagttatttttgcttcatttgtttttgtgttgttttagtattgttttagtattgttttagtattgttttactgttgtttttcatgatcaatatatttgacgagctcactcacaagagagttttgaggtgtgtgtttcttttatctttttctaagtagttatattttgcttcatttgtttttgtgttgtttcagtgttgttttagtagttttttttttataattttctaggtatagacttgcaaatatagttgattttgcatctggtgtggaggttgtgcagcagattgtttgtttttttttaatcatttttttcttttgttttgtttgattgttttagtgttgttttactgttgttttgccatgattatttattgacgtcgattttactgcttttgtttattcttgtcggaattaatggttattttccggtgtcctggtgttgttgtggtggttatgtctgtgattgtcaaagatggaggcctcatacttttgttttgttgttgacagtataaaagaaaaaaaaaaggggaggacagtataaatatgtaatatgcaatgaaaaaaaaaatctgggaaattaataaatcattattttgtaaaaattcaagtaatatatatgttagtgtatatatataatgaagtGCATGTTGTTGCTTTCAGTGATGTGTTCCTATCTTTTAATAAGAAGTTAGaccacaaaaataaaataaaactatatataatatatcagtataaatgaaatgaaatgatgttgggcttgggcagtacaaaagtaatgatgttgggcttgggcagtacaaaagtaatgaaattgggcttgggcagtacaaaagttgtttttgccgtgtcccagtaaaaatgtaaagttttggtcaaaaagcagtatttttgtaaaattccctATTAATTTAACGTAATTTAAGCGttcagaaaagaaaaaaaaatacacaaataacaatttaataataaattatgaaaatattattatgaATTCTTAgagttaatatttatatatttaattctaataaattaaattcaagTAGAAATAGAACTCTCATACTATAACTATATTTATAAATCATGACCCCATATGTAAATTAAATGATTTGTTCTTAGGTGGTGTTGCCTAgactattttaaaataaattttggcaTATAGCATAGAATAGAATAGAATAGAAGTGAGTTTTgccaaaacaaaattgaaataatgaaataaaattacaataattattGAAGAAGGTACTTGCCTTGAAAGCTTTTTTCTCACActccaaaagaaaaataaaaaacagaaaaagaaaaagaaaaagtcttAGAAAAGATTCGAACAAGACTTGCAAACATGGTAACATGAAATAAATGACGTGGCATAATTTAATTGGGTAGTTATACGTAAACCAAAGTATCGGAAATGGCGACACGTGTCCAGATTATTACCAAAGCCAAAGCCATAAAAGCTAAACCAAATCCAAAATAACTGATAACATTTCTGAACCCAAAAATCTCAAcaagaagaagacgaagaagaagaagaagaagaagaaaatggctTTGTTCGTTACAGAAGAGGAGTTTGAGCTCTTGGAAATGGAGGAGGATGTTGTTGATTCGGAACTTTCAGTTTGGGAGTTTGTTGATTTGGAAGAAAATGGTAGTGATGATAATGATCAGAATGAAGTTGAAGATAATAATGGGTCTGGGTTTGAATCTTCTCCATTAGAACAAGATCATCATCCAATTGAAGTACGCGGTGTTCATATTCTTCATCGTTTTGGTGATACTGGTCGTTATGAGGGTTTTGATGAAGGAAAtgattatgatgatgatgatgatcggTTTGACGAGGACGATGATGAGAATGAGGACGAGGATGAAGATGGTTCGTATGGATTGAATGATGAGTTGGTTCCTTGGTCAGTGAGCGATAAATTTGGTGGGAGGGAGAGAATGAGGAAATTGGGGAAAAGGGGTTTCCCTAAGATGTTTAATTCGAAGAAATCGCCTTATTTATTTGTAAGGCCTGGTGTTGTTCGTGGTAAGCATGGACTGGGATTGAAGCACAGCCTCTAATCTAATCCAAAGTTTGACTCTTTAACTGGGTATTTCTTAGATTATTGAaatcttttcagttttttcttttattgttgtttttttttttttcagattagATTAGGTAAGATAAGATAGACTAAGCTTTTATAATTGGTGGCTTTATTTTCATGGTGATATATTGAGGATTGGGTTGGTTTATGTTACACACCAAATCTCTCTCCTTTTTCACTGTTTGGTAATTGTTTATATCTAAGGTATCTGtaatagaataaaattatatgtgaatATATAAATTTGCCcagaaataaatatctatggTTTTTCAACTTTTGATATAACAATTTTGGCTGATGTATGTTAATAGTGACTGGCTAGTGCTATAGTGAGTGGTTTGATTATGTGAGACTGATATGCATGTAGATGTAACAGTGGTTAGTGCTACAGTGACTAATTTGATGGTTTTTGAAACTTGTATGGGAATGAGACATAATTGTTGTTCATGTCATTTTCATGGTGGTAGTTGATACTGTGCTAATAGTCTCTGGATGTCATAACTTTTGTTATTGAAGATATGCATTGATTGTGAGGATTGGGTAGAATTTGAGTTTTCAAGGAGAATAGTTCTGTTGTATAGTAAGGAAGGATTTAACAGTGGAATTAGATTGTGCAATGGTTCTTtattcttatcttttttttttggagattgGGTTGTTGTATTAGATGGGTAGAATGGTTGTCTCTTTTTGGAGAGTCTTAATTGAAtcatttttaatacattttttAGATTAATAAAGGAGAGGGATTCATTCTGGTTTTGCAAGAGAGTTATTATAGAGAGAAACATCATGGTGGTAGAAATGTTTATCACTTTTGGGTATCTGTGAATTATTACTACTTGATGTTTAGACTAAATCATATTGTAAAATCACACTTCTTTTTTGTTGGAATCATGAGATGTTATTGATTGAAATGTAGAAATGCTATGCTCTGCCTTTCCTTGTTCTGAAATTAATGCTAGACTTGGTCAATTTTGGTCTTCATTAAATCAAATATGACACATTTCTGCAACTTTTTTCTGTCACCAAACACTTCCCATAACCAGTTTCAAGTTCAACTTCTCAGTTTTAAGCATTATTTCTCTCAATAATGAATTTCATCACTGTACAGACTCTGCCACTACTACCAAATTTAACTTTTCTACTTAATTCCAGTCAACCCCATAATACCACCCTGCAGAAACTGCCTTTGTTTTGGTGAAATCTAATTCATAGCTACAGGAAATTGATTTTGGGACAATCTTCAGACTATTTGGCATAACTCCAATATCCAAGTTATTATGATTTGGTCATTCAATGCTTGATTTTGACTATACCCAAGAGGGTAGTTCAAATTGTATTCATGTGGTTTGCTCTTACAAGATTCAAATATCATAATCCAAATATTGTAGGTTAGGCTtagatcttatttttttttcgggtaaataccattttggactttgtgttttgcaaaagttactgatTGGACCCTGTTTttagttaaatgacaaaataaatcctgtattttccaaaatagtaaaaataagaccctgaacttaatttttgacaattttttttaatataatcaacttgaaaacaatTCCTTATACGAACatatacagaaaatgtaaataattttgtcataatacttttagatcggattataattaatttttattttgacaaaaaatcaattcaggatcctatttgtaccattttagaaaacacatggtctattttgtcatttaacaaaacagagaattcaattgataacttttgcaaaacacagggtccaaaataatatttaccttttttttttctataggaAAAAATCTTGATTTTGACAATTAAACCATTGTacctgttttttttcttttgtaataGCATTGTACTTTCAAGAGCATTTAGGTTAAATGGAAATGACTAACAATGGCTAACTAGGTTAATTTAGTGACTCACTAAAAAACTCAGTGACCAGCCAAAGGATTTTGGTGAATAGCAAAACATACACCAAAATATCTAAACTTTCATAAGATTAATCATATTTGTACCCAAAATATACACAAAAACATTATATCTAGTCGTGTGACACTAGCATTTTAAAATGGGaagtctcaatttttttttttttttttgaataagggAAGTCTcaatttaaataaatgtgatTGGTTAAAAATTTGTAAAGGCACTGTTAAAATTTTTGGTGCATATAGAGATtcataaaatatcaatattgttataaaatattagtattatgtaatattataatttagagaaagaaaatagagaagagatgagaattttctgagtgatttattccaataggtgatctcctatttatacacataaaagagtcaaatattaagaaactaagagaaagggaaactaagaaaaagggaatgttgattacattaatggaaataaataaaagatttggacatccacataattaatactatttataacactcccccttggatgtccataataactgcctcattaaaaacctcgccgagaaaacccagtgggacaaaactcggtcaaggaaaaaagagtgcagtatgaaattactccccctcattttggcattcgtggagatcctttaatcgacgcattccaatcttgtgaaccatcttctcaaaagttgatgttggtaatgacttcgtgaataagtctgcaagattatcgcttgatcgaatttgttgaacatcgatatcaccattttcttgaagattgtgtgtaaagaagaattttggtgaaatatgtttagttctgtctcctttaatgtaccctcctttaagttgagcgatgcaagcagcattatcttcatagagaattgTTGGTACTTCTTTATTAGATGTTAATCCACATGTTCCTCGAATATGTTGTGTCATTGATCTTAACCAAACACATTCTCGACTTGCCTCGTGAATTGCAAGTATCTCAGCATGATTTGAGGAAGTAGCCACCAGAGTTTGCTTTGTTGATCGCCAGGATATAGCAGTTGTCACCGCAAGTGAACAAATAGCCGAGTTTGAGATCCGGCTTTATGTGGATCGATAAATATCCCGCATCTGCGTAGCCAATAAGTTGTGACCCACAATTATTAGAATAGAATAATCCTTTATCAATAGTACCACTGGAGATAGCGGAGTATGTGCTTAATCCCTTTCCAATGTCTATATGTTGGAGCATAACTAAATCTTGCTAATAAATTGACAGAGAAAGCTATATCAGGTCTTGTACAATTAGCAAGATACATCAATGCTCCTATTGCACTAAGATATGGTACTTCTGGACCAAGGAGCTCTTCATGTTCTTCTCTAGGTCGAAAAGGATCTTTTTCTACATCAAGTGACCTAACTACCATTGGGCTACTCAATGGGTGTGATTTATCCATATAAAACCGTCTCAAAATCTTTTCAGTATAAGTTGGTCGATGAATGAAAATTCCACATTTTAAATGCTCAATTTGTAGACCAagacaaaattttgtttttcctaaatctttcatttcgaactctttctttagatattccacagcttctgaaagtttttcaggagttccaataatattcaaatcatcaacatatacaacaatgataacaaactcaggacttgaactttttataaaaacacatgggcaaataggatcatttttatatccttcttttaataaatatttactaagtcgattgtaccacatgcgtcctgattgttttaatccatacaatgatctttgtaatttaattgagcacaTTTCTCGATTGCTTGAATTATATGCATCAGGCATCTTAAATCCTTCAGGGATCTTCATGTAAATATCACTATCTAGTGATCCATATAAATAAGCTGTGACTACATCCATTAATCGCATATCGAGTTTTTCACTCACGAAAAGGCTAACCAAATATCTTAatgttattgcatccaccacgggagaatatgtctcctcataatcaatacggcctttgagaaaaaccttgagctacaagtcttgctttgtatctcacaacttcatttttctcatttcttttacgtaaacatacccatttgtatccaacgggtttcacaccttcaggtgtttggactataggtccaaatactttgcgtttagcaagtgaattcaattctgcttgaattgcttctttccattttggccaatcttttctattttgacattctttgatagatttaggttcaagatcctcgttttcattcataatttctagcgctacattataagtaaaaatattgtcgacaattacttcgagtcggttccattcttttcttgtattgacataatttattgagatctcattattgctAATATTTTCAGAATTTTGAATCTCTTCAAGAGATTTGTTTATGTCAACATCTTCCTCGAAATTTTCAGCCTCTTCATTAGGGCCATCTTGATTATTTgctccctttctttttcgaggatttttatctttggaaccgactggtctaccacgtttcaaacgtgctttagaatcattaattaattgtccttctgggacttcaattcgaattggagcattttcagctggaatatgtgattttgtaattttctttgggtcagtgaatgcatttggtaattgatttgcaatattttgcaaatgaattattctttgaacttcaagttcacattgatttgtacgaggatcaaattgagataatgattgtgcattccatataatttctttttccaaATTTGTTTCTTTTCCCTCCCCCTAAAGCCGGGAAACTTGTCTCATCAAAATGACAATCGGCAAAACGTCTTTGTAAATACATCTTCAGTTGTGGGTTCGAGATATTTAATGATAGATGGAGATTCATACCCAACATATATTCCCAGCCTCCTTTGAGGACCCATCTTTGTTCGTTGTGGTGGAGCAATCGGAACATATACTGTACAACCAAAGATTCTTAGATGGGAAATATTTGGCTCCTGACCAAAAGCCAATTGTAGTGGGGAGaatttgtgatatgatgttggcctaatgcgtacaagtgccgcagcatgtaaaatagcatgtccccaagctataattgggagttttgttctcaTAAGTAATGGTCTTGCAATTAATTGGAGGCGCTTAATAAATGATTCTGCTAGACCATTTTGTGTATGTACATGAGCAACAGGATGTTCAACATTTATCCCTATTGACatacaataatcattaaaagcttgtgatgtaaattcaccagcattatcaaggcggattgtcttga
This Cannabis sativa cultivar Pink pepper isolate KNU-18-1 chromosome 6, ASM2916894v1, whole genome shotgun sequence DNA region includes the following protein-coding sequences:
- the LOC115695728 gene encoding uncharacterized protein LOC115695728 encodes the protein MALFVTEEEFELLEMEEDVVDSELSVWEFVDLEENGSDDNDQNEVEDNNGSGFESSPLEQDHHPIEVRGVHILHRFGDTGRYEGFDEGNDYDDDDDRFDEDDDENEDEDEDGSYGLNDELVPWSVSDKFGGRERMRKLGKRGFPKMFNSKKSPYLFVRPGVVRGKHGLGLKHSL